The uncultured Desulfuromonas sp. genome has a segment encoding these proteins:
- a CDS encoding VacJ family lipoprotein, with protein sequence MKRMVGTLLLMMLCLTAVAAVVEAADEQPTPPLDLYDDLYGDEINEVPTGDPLEVMNRGVFWFNDKMYFYLLKPVARGFRVVPEPARVGLGNMLDNIKSPIRAANALLQLKFKDCGTELGRLVINSTLGIFGFYDAADTIWSLKKKDEDFGQTLGYYGVEEGFYLVLPFFGSSTLRDGLSLFPDMYVDPVFWAVRQEAAWGIKGTDVVNRISLDKDTYESVVEEQLDPYLFVRDIYLQNRAAEVEE encoded by the coding sequence ATGAAACGGATGGTGGGAACTCTCTTGCTCATGATGTTGTGTCTGACAGCTGTGGCTGCGGTTGTCGAAGCGGCGGATGAACAACCGACACCGCCGTTGGATCTGTATGATGATCTTTATGGAGATGAGATCAATGAAGTGCCGACCGGCGATCCCTTAGAAGTGATGAACCGGGGTGTTTTCTGGTTCAATGATAAGATGTATTTTTATCTGCTCAAACCGGTAGCGCGTGGATTTCGTGTCGTTCCGGAACCGGCCCGCGTCGGGCTGGGTAATATGCTGGATAATATTAAATCACCGATTCGGGCGGCCAATGCCCTGTTGCAGTTGAAGTTTAAAGACTGTGGCACGGAGCTGGGGCGCCTGGTGATCAACTCGACTCTGGGCATCTTCGGTTTTTATGATGCGGCAGACACCATCTGGTCCCTCAAAAAGAAAGATGAAGATTTTGGCCAGACCCTGGGCTATTATGGGGTCGAAGAGGGCTTCTATCTGGTGCTGCCTTTTTTCGGCTCATCGACACTGCGCGATGGCTTGTCGCTGTTTCCGGATATGTATGTTGATCCGGTGTTCTGGGCGGTTCGTCAGGAAGCGGCCTGGGGCATCAAGGGAACCGATGTGGTCAATCGCATCTCCCTGGATAAGGACACGTACGAAAGCGTTGTCGAAGAACAGCTTGATCCCTACCTGTTTGTGCGCGATATCTATTTGCAGAACCGGGCCGCTGAGGTTGAGGAGTAG
- a CDS encoding cyclic nucleotide-binding domain-containing protein — protein sequence MILATPDDQCLRMKREFRFFHFLDEQDVSLLSPYFECRKLQQGDDLWCEGDHSNFVAFIVDGRIETKKETEFRGKQVVVGVYSHESLIGIVSILSNEARPVTATALEESHLLLLHKDKFDEINQSYPELGGKLMKGMLFCLSMRLRQSYERLASIF from the coding sequence ATGATTCTGGCGACCCCTGATGACCAATGTCTGCGCATGAAGCGGGAATTCCGGTTTTTTCATTTTCTCGACGAGCAGGATGTGTCCCTGTTGTCGCCCTATTTTGAATGCCGTAAGCTGCAACAGGGCGATGATCTGTGGTGCGAAGGCGATCACAGTAATTTTGTCGCCTTCATTGTCGATGGTCGCATTGAGACCAAGAAAGAGACGGAGTTCCGTGGCAAGCAGGTGGTGGTGGGCGTTTACAGCCACGAATCACTGATCGGTATTGTCAGCATTCTCTCCAATGAGGCGCGTCCGGTGACCGCAACCGCGTTAGAGGAAAGCCACTTGTTGTTGCTGCATAAGGACAAGTTTGACGAAATCAACCAGAGCTACCCTGAGCTGGGCGGTAAGTTAATGAAGGGGATGTTGTTCTGTTTGTCCATGCGTTTGCGGCAGTCCTACGAGCGTCTGGCGTCGATTTTTTAA
- a CDS encoding ABC transporter substrate-binding protein, protein MIKYSVSLVLCTLILWSVAVAQPVAVSPRVEVQTTVDAILNQLRTLPADSPQRRETISNLIREQFDFELMSQGALGVSWKSANAEQRQTFIQLFTGLLEETYLGRIQSYTNEKITYGEEEVRQNRAVVDTMIHTASVEIPISYKLILQNNDWQVYDVVIEKASLIRNYRSSYASILRRKGMDGLLEEMKQKLDSLHQRADTAQKDAA, encoded by the coding sequence ATGATAAAATATAGTGTGTCACTGGTGCTGTGCACCTTGATTTTATGGAGTGTCGCTGTGGCGCAACCGGTGGCTGTCAGCCCCAGGGTTGAAGTGCAGACCACGGTGGATGCCATTTTGAACCAACTGCGCACGTTGCCGGCGGACAGCCCGCAACGTCGTGAAACCATTAGCAATCTGATCCGGGAACAATTTGATTTTGAACTGATGTCCCAGGGCGCTTTAGGGGTCAGTTGGAAATCGGCTAACGCGGAACAACGCCAGACATTCATCCAGTTATTTACCGGTCTGCTCGAAGAAACCTATCTGGGGCGGATTCAGTCCTATACCAATGAAAAAATTACTTACGGCGAGGAGGAGGTTCGTCAGAATCGTGCCGTGGTCGACACCATGATTCATACCGCCTCTGTAGAAATTCCCATCTCCTACAAGCTGATTTTGCAGAACAACGATTGGCAGGTCTATGACGTTGTGATTGAAAAAGCCAGCCTGATTCGTAACTATCGCAGCAGTTATGCGTCTATTTTGCGCCGCAAAGGGATGGACGGACTGCTTGAGGAGATGAAACAGAAGCTCGACAGCCTCCATCAACGCGCCGACACGGCGCAGAAGGATGCCGCATGA
- the mlaD gene encoding outer membrane lipid asymmetry maintenance protein MlaD: MKRFNLEIVVGLFMLLGFASVIYLSVKLGDVSFFDNDHYRVNARFGSVSGLKLGASVQIGGVNIGKVATISLDPQSYDAVVALDIQNGIELQDDCIASVRTSGIIGDRYISILPGGSPMIIEEGGEIFETESAINLEELLSKYIFENN, encoded by the coding sequence ATGAAACGCTTTAACCTGGAGATCGTTGTCGGTCTGTTCATGTTGTTGGGCTTTGCCAGTGTTATTTATCTGTCGGTTAAGCTCGGCGACGTCTCCTTTTTTGATAACGACCACTACCGGGTCAACGCCCGCTTCGGCTCGGTGTCCGGGTTGAAACTCGGAGCCAGTGTGCAGATCGGTGGCGTTAATATCGGCAAAGTGGCTACGATCTCTCTCGACCCGCAAAGTTATGATGCCGTGGTGGCCCTGGATATTCAGAATGGCATTGAATTACAGGATGACTGTATCGCCTCGGTGCGCACTTCGGGGATCATCGGTGATCGTTACATCAGTATTCTGCCAGGTGGTTCACCGATGATTATTGAAGAGGGGGGCGAAATTTTTGAAACAGAATCGGCCATAAACCTCGAAGAGCTGTTAAGCAAGTATATTTTTGAAAACAATTAA